The following proteins are encoded in a genomic region of Takifugu rubripes chromosome 21, fTakRub1.2, whole genome shotgun sequence:
- the LOC115247519 gene encoding alpha-(1,3)-fucosyltransferase 9-like: protein MTVLSTGVLRNLTLVILILSALTVLLLMYFKSSPLPKCHPSPVEWSETEKSGNASAKTRRKKPVLLVWFWPENKKFDLQDCKTLLGIGDCQLSDDKSLASEVDGVLLYHKAISQDLSNLPTSRTRTQRWIWFNPDPPLVSQQIPGIQALFNLTMTYRKDADIQVRWKVSARKTPEKGFTPPPKRRLVCWIVDSKEMTNTFNQTYNAYVDLLKHIAVDLIDKMEGEDYLSTIKSCKFYLSFESSIHRDYITEKFTTPLALGTVPVALGPPRRNYESFVPGSSFIHVNDFADSAALAAHLQSLDQDEEAYLRYFDWRKFYTIGTPFADEKYRFLHPICQACHHLSIQMFYNDFAAYGRWIFCPSLQPCRGANGRVQKRLLGRAKRHHCVFSMLPARQQL, encoded by the exons ATGACCGTCCTCAGCACGGGCGTGTTGCGAAATCTGACGCTGGTGATCCTCATCCTGTCCGCACTCACGGTTCTGTTATTAATGTACTTCAAGTCGTCCCCCTTACCCAAATGTCATCCTTCCCCGGTCGAGTGGTCAGAGACTGAGAAGTCGGGGAACGCGTCGGCAAAGACCCGCCGGAAAAAACCCGTGTTGCTCGTCTGGTTCTGGCCCGAGAACAAAAAGTTCGATCTGCAGGATTGCAAGACGCTCCTGGGGATTGGCGACTGCCAGCTGTCGGATGATAAATCGTTGGCCTCCGAAGTGGACGGGGTTTTGTTATATCACAAAGCAATCAGCCAGGACCTGTCCAACCTGCCCACCTCCCGCACCAGAACTCAGAGGTGGATCTGGTTCAACCCAGACCCCCCCTTGGTCTCCCAGCAGATCCCGGGCATACAAGCGCTTTTCAATCTGACCATGACTTACAGGAAGGACGCCGACATCCAGGTACGGTGGAAGGTCTCCGCCAGGAAAACCCCGGAAAAAGGCTTCACGCCTCCTCCGAAGCGGCGTTTGGTCTGCTGGATCGTGGACAGCAAAGAGATGACCAACACCTTCAATCAGACCTACAACGCCTACGTGGACCTCCTCAAGCACATCGCGGTGGACCTCATCGACAAGATGGAGGGCGAGGACTACCTGTCCACCATCAAAAGCTGCAAGTTCTACCTGTCCTTCGAGAGCTCCATTCACAGAGATTACATCACCGAGAAGTTCACCACGCCTCTGGCCCTCGGGACCGTCCCGGTGGCCCTGGGCCCCCCGAGGAGAAACTACGAGAGTTTTGTCCCGGGTTCTTCCTTCATTCACGTGAACGATTTTGCCGATTCCGCTGCCCTGGCCGCGCACCTCCAGAGCCTCGACCAGGACGAGGAGGCCTACCTGAGATACTTCGACTGGCGGAAGTTTTACACCATCGGGACCCCGTTTGCTGACGAAAAGTACCGGTTCCTGCACCCCATCTGCCAGGCCTGCCACCACCTGAGC ATTCAAATGTTCTATAATGATTTTGCTGCATACGGGCGTTGGATATTTTGCCCTTCACTCCAGCCGTGCAGG GGTGCCAATGGAAGGGTTCAAAAAAG GCTTTTAGGCCGAGCGAAACGCCATCATTGTGTTTTCAGCATGCTTCCTGCCAGACAGCAACTGTGA